The following are encoded together in the Malaya genurostris strain Urasoe2022 chromosome 3, Malgen_1.1, whole genome shotgun sequence genome:
- the LOC131435865 gene encoding uncharacterized protein LOC131435865, translated as MCDSECVVSSPGANGTNNNVNNTNNSGTGCSTNGLLVEAINPAIHMATSLSAPSMHPQPTHQQQNEYISPQELARENHWLREKLKEITSDRDRLLCEVANLRLELDMAELKRLPEDRYVN; from the coding sequence ATGTGCGACAGTGAGTGTGTTGTCAGCTCTCCAGGTGCCAACGGCACTAACAATAATGTTAACAACACAAACAACAGTGGCACCGGTTGCTCCACTAACGGTCTGCTGGTGGAGGCCATCAATCCTGCGATTCATATGGCAACTTCGCTGTCAGCGCCCTCGATGCACCCGCAGCCCACTCACCAGCAGCAGAATGAATACATATCTCCCCAGGAGCTTGCCAGGGAAAACCATTGGTTGAGGGAAAAGTTGAAGGAGATCACCAGCGATCGGGATCGGTTACTGTGTGAAGTGGCGAATCTGCGATTGGAGCTGGATATGGCGGAACTCAAGAGACTTCCGGAAGACAG
- the LOC131433785 gene encoding zinc finger BED domain-containing protein 6-like codes for MPPVRGVRSYFTITGKQAQCNSCGKKVSFSGNTTNLWKHLKLHHKILPETRIQCSPSELMQDSSSTSSNSESSTRPSSSTSCSPTPRPSSTLSYNMSSRSASPSFGQSEIISSRTSTPMPIIQPNLDAMFANEKSFKAVGERADSLEDALLYMVCVDNLKLSTPEKPGFLHFAKVAVPLWTPPSRSTLTSRLEVKFAAKSEIVRNILSKIPAICQTLDCWTERHTTSSYLGVTAHFQLEMEINSVMLGIELLTSSHTSEYLTEQILELCGKWGVSPNRVSICVTDSAANIVKAARNVFGDSKHMPCFAHTLNPYALGKTEGTMLRLSQDVITRWGSTYETCEKFLAMEEIISVAATKFPEVKMLSGLELQTLKFLRDIIRPFYLATKEVSEEKNTTLSKVIPIVRMISDKLQNTDLPYIPNTTGEETKNIAGIRSNLKAFLVAEMNRRFGDLEEKKSRAL; via the exons ATGCCTCCAGTAAGAGGAGTGCGGTCATATTTCACAATTACCGGAAAACAAGCGCAATGCAACTCGTGCGGAAAAAAGGTTTCATTTTCGGGGAATACGACAAATCTATGGAAGCATCTCAAACTTCATCATAAAATACTTCCAGAAACAAGAATTCAGTGTTCGCCAAGTGAATTGATGCAAGAT AGTTCAAGCACTTCAAGTAACAGTGAAAGTTCTACGCGGCCTTCCAGTTCTACAAGTTGTAGCCCAACCCCTAGACCTTCAAGTACTTTAAGTTATAACATGAGCTCCAGATCAGCCAGTCCATCATTTGGACAATCAGAAATAATTAGTAGTCGTACATCTACACCGATGCCCATTATCCAACCTAATTTGGACGCAATGTTTGCGAATGAAAAATCTTTCAAAG cGGTAGGTGAGCGAGCCGACTCACTAGAAGATGCTCTTTTGTATATGGTTTGTGTGGACAATTTGAAACTTTCGACTCCTGAGAAACCAGGATTTTTACATTTTGCCAAGGTGGCCGTACCCCTGTGGACTCCGCCTTCCCGTTCAACCCTCACCTCTCGTTTAGAAGTTAAATTCGCCGCGAAATCAGAAATTGTCAGGAACATTTTGTCAAAAATCCCAGCAATTT gtcaaacGCTTGATTGTTGGACAGAGCGACACACAACAAGTAGTTACTTGGGAGTCACTGCCCATTTCCAGCTCGAAATGGAAATAAATTCAGTCATGTTGGGCATTGAGCTCTTAACAAGTTCTCACACTTCAGAATATCTAACGGAACAAATTTTAGAACTCTGTGGCAAATGGGGAGTTTCTCCCAATCGAGTCTCGATTTGTGTAACCGACAGTGCCGCAAATATTGTAAAAGCAGCAAGAAATGTATTTGGTGATTCGAAGCATATGCCTTGCTTTGCGCATACTTTAAATCCCTACGCTTTag GAAAGACAGAAGGAACTATGCTTCGTTTGAGTCAAGACGTCATAACAAGGTGGGGATCGACGTACGAAACGTGCGAAAAATTTTTGGCAATGGAAGAAATAATTTCTGTGGCCGCAACGAAATTTCCAGAAGTTAAAATGCTTTCTGGCTTAGAACTACAAACTTTGAAGTTCCTTCGCGATATCATTCGCCCATTCTATCTTGCAACCAAAGAAGTGTCAGAAGAAAAGAATACAACTCTTAGTAAGGTCATTCCCATTGTTCGAATGATTTCTGAT AAATTACAAAACACCGACCTCCCTTATATACCTAACACAACAGGTGAGGAGACGAAAAACATAGCTGGTATACGCTCGAATTTGAAGGCTTTTCTAGTTGCTGAAATGAATCGGCGATTCGGCGATTTAGAGGAAAAAAAAAGCCGTGCGCTTTAG